In one window of Paraflavitalea soli DNA:
- a CDS encoding response regulator: MSIKVFIVDDHYMVIEGIRALLQNESNMELVGHAMSVDSCLSYLLQQRPDVILMDINLADKSGIDLCAEIKKLYPGIFILGLSTFNQQSFIRKMMDNGASGYVLKNVTREELVEAITTIVKGKIYLSHEAARSLRSPDESGLPVLTRREKEVLSLIAEGMTNNEVAEKLFISSTTVDTHRKSLLSKLNARNTASLVRIATQLHII, from the coding sequence ATGAGTATAAAAGTATTTATAGTAGACGATCATTACATGGTGATAGAAGGCATCCGCGCCTTGTTGCAAAACGAAAGCAATATGGAGCTGGTGGGACATGCCATGTCGGTCGATTCCTGCCTGTCGTACCTGCTGCAACAGCGGCCGGATGTAATCCTCATGGATATCAACCTGGCAGATAAAAGCGGCATTGACCTTTGCGCGGAGATAAAGAAACTTTACCCCGGCATCTTTATCCTGGGCCTGAGCACTTTTAACCAGCAAAGTTTTATCCGTAAGATGATGGACAACGGGGCCAGCGGCTATGTGTTGAAAAATGTAACGCGTGAGGAGTTGGTGGAAGCGATTACTACGATCGTGAAAGGAAAGATCTACCTCAGTCATGAAGCGGCCCGATCGCTCCGTTCGCCCGATGAATCTGGTCTGCCGGTGCTTACACGCCGGGAAAAAGAGGTATTGTCGCTGATCGCGGAAGGGATGACGAATAATGAAGTGGCGGAAAAACTATTCATCAGCAGCACGACGGTCGATACACACCGCAAAAGCCTGCTCAGTAAACTCAACGCCAGGAATACGGCTTCGCTGGTGAGGATTGCTACGCAACTGCACATTATTTAA
- a CDS encoding tetratricopeptide repeat-containing sensor histidine kinase, with protein sequence MACLPTLSQVNKRDSLIQQLGKSKEDTAKVLLLCAIGEATENNEPETAKQYFRQAGLLSRKLHYDAGEYKYLYLYGNALIIQGNYDSSLYYQQQALAMAEKMKDSLSIGISLFNIGISYREMSSFEKAIEYCLRGRKIIDELGNEKLEMQVDDALQVLYYNRTNYDQAIVYGEKAVALARKLGMKEYLGKYLINVSLSYQNRNQPKKTMAVLEEALKIGQELQDNRILMVVRQNLAGAALKQHDYALTRKYAEETLDLSRKIGSTDGETTALRTIAVTYLQEGKLATAKAYAHQAMALSKTWNYKVEELSLYRLLSGIGYAEKDLEHGLLYDDTMYAKLEGMVKEVISKQSADLEKKYETEKKESRIHQLEAEKTVQDLRIRQKNIINYILIGGAATLSFIALLTYRNYRQKQALQQKRINELQTEKQLAATEAVLKGEEQERTRLAKDLHDGLGGMLSGIKYSFNTMKGNLIMTAENLQAFERGIDMLDSSINEMRRVAHNLMPEALVKFGLDTALRDFCHDINQSGSLKLQYQSSGLENVEIESNTAITVYRIVQELVNNVLKHAGAATAVVQIIKNETGIAITVEDDGKGFDTAILQRSKGIGWSNIHSRIDYLNGKMDIESTPQKGTSVLIELPV encoded by the coding sequence ATGGCCTGTTTACCTACGTTATCGCAGGTAAATAAGCGCGACAGCCTGATCCAACAACTGGGGAAAAGTAAAGAAGATACGGCCAAAGTATTGCTGCTCTGCGCCATTGGAGAAGCTACTGAGAATAACGAGCCAGAGACAGCCAAACAATATTTCCGGCAGGCAGGGCTCCTGAGCCGGAAACTGCATTATGATGCGGGTGAGTATAAATACCTATACCTGTATGGTAATGCGCTCATTATACAGGGCAATTATGATTCGTCGTTGTATTACCAGCAGCAGGCATTGGCGATGGCTGAGAAAATGAAGGATTCGCTGAGCATTGGCATATCACTGTTCAATATTGGTATCAGCTACCGGGAAATGTCGAGCTTTGAAAAGGCGATCGAATACTGTCTGCGTGGCCGTAAGATCATCGATGAGCTGGGTAATGAAAAGCTGGAAATGCAGGTAGATGATGCGCTGCAGGTGCTGTATTATAACCGCACGAATTATGACCAGGCTATTGTATATGGTGAAAAGGCGGTGGCGCTGGCGCGCAAACTGGGTATGAAGGAATACCTTGGTAAATACCTGATCAATGTGTCGCTCAGTTATCAAAACAGGAACCAGCCTAAAAAAACGATGGCAGTACTGGAAGAGGCGCTGAAGATCGGCCAGGAACTGCAAGACAACCGTATCCTGATGGTCGTGCGCCAGAACCTGGCGGGCGCTGCACTGAAGCAACATGATTATGCATTGACGCGTAAATATGCAGAAGAAACGCTGGACCTTTCGCGGAAAATAGGATCCACGGATGGTGAAACAACGGCCTTACGTACAATAGCGGTCACTTACCTGCAGGAAGGCAAACTGGCCACTGCCAAAGCATATGCCCACCAGGCAATGGCGCTCAGCAAAACCTGGAACTACAAGGTGGAGGAACTGTCGCTGTACCGGCTACTCTCGGGTATTGGCTATGCTGAAAAAGATCTTGAGCATGGGTTGCTGTATGACGATACGATGTATGCCAAGCTGGAAGGCATGGTAAAAGAAGTGATCTCGAAACAGTCGGCGGACCTGGAAAAGAAATACGAGACTGAAAAGAAAGAAAGCCGCATCCACCAACTGGAGGCGGAGAAAACGGTACAGGATCTCCGGATACGGCAAAAGAACATCATCAACTATATTCTCATCGGCGGGGCTGCTACTTTGTCTTTTATTGCCTTGCTCACTTATCGCAACTACCGGCAGAAACAGGCTTTGCAGCAAAAGCGGATCAATGAGCTGCAAACGGAAAAACAACTGGCGGCTACGGAAGCGGTATTGAAAGGGGAAGAACAGGAACGCACACGCCTGGCAAAAGACCTTCATGATGGACTAGGAGGCATGCTGTCGGGCATCAAATATTCATTTAATACTATGAAAGGAAATCTGATCATGACAGCAGAGAACCTGCAGGCATTTGAGCGGGGCATTGACATGCTCGACAGTTCGATCAATGAGATGCGGCGTGTGGCGCATAACCTGATGCCGGAAGCGCTGGTGAAGTTTGGATTGGATACAGCACTCCGGGATTTCTGCCATGATATTAACCAATCGGGCAGCCTGAAGTTGCAATACCAATCGAGTGGCCTGGAAAATGTGGAGATCGAATCCAATACGGCCATTACGGTTTACCGCATCGTACAGGAGCTGGTGAATAATGTATTGAAGCATGCAGGCGCCGCCACGGCGGTGGTACAGATCATCAAAAATGAAACGGGCATCGCCATCACGGTAGAGGACGACGGCAAAGGGTTTGATACGGCGATCCTGCAAAGATCAAAAGGGATTGGCTGGAGTAATATCCACAGCCGGATAGATTACCTGAATGGAAAAATGGATATTGAATCAACGCCGCAAAAAGGCACTTCTGTATTAATTGAACTACCTGTTTAA
- a CDS encoding AraC family transcriptional regulator, whose product MPVKNYIHQIELTPPEQLDTLVENRRVFNLQNCEFNVFESYQQAYRVPLRFNDLVISSMVRGKKVVRIFDDPAFEYLPGETAIVPANEPMFIDFPEARFSDPTQCVALTVDSSYVDQILRYLNEYYNCDKYESNEWTLRFNQYHFTNDNEISGIINKLIRICSSGDKTKNIFADLSLKELFIRLMQSQRLTQATLESANSTNSNRMQYVLHYIQEHLLEKIAIDELSRKAYLSRNMFFKWFKEQFGITPLEYITRERIRLARQLLADKQNSVTSVSQQCGFTDVNYFIRAFKKAEGITPKNWQSTITD is encoded by the coding sequence ATGCCTGTTAAAAACTACATCCATCAGATTGAGCTTACGCCGCCTGAACAACTGGATACCCTCGTTGAGAACAGGCGTGTATTTAATCTGCAGAATTGTGAGTTCAACGTATTCGAAAGCTACCAACAGGCATACAGGGTGCCACTCCGTTTCAACGACCTCGTGATCAGCAGCATGGTACGGGGAAAAAAAGTAGTCCGCATCTTTGATGATCCCGCTTTCGAATACCTGCCCGGAGAAACGGCGATCGTTCCCGCCAATGAGCCCATGTTCATTGATTTTCCCGAAGCCCGGTTCTCCGATCCTACCCAATGCGTTGCTCTCACCGTCGATTCCTCTTATGTGGACCAGATACTTCGCTACCTCAATGAGTATTATAATTGCGATAAATATGAATCGAATGAATGGACCTTGCGGTTCAACCAATACCATTTTACCAACGACAATGAAATATCCGGTATCATCAACAAACTGATCCGGATCTGCAGCAGTGGCGACAAGACCAAGAACATATTTGCCGACCTGAGCCTGAAGGAACTCTTCATCCGGCTCATGCAAAGCCAGCGCCTTACCCAGGCAACCCTTGAAAGCGCAAACAGTACCAACAGTAACCGTATGCAATATGTGCTTCACTACATCCAGGAGCACCTGCTGGAAAAAATCGCCATTGATGAGCTTAGCCGCAAGGCCTACCTCAGCCGCAATATGTTCTTCAAATGGTTCAAAGAACAATTTGGCATCACCCCCCTGGAATACATCACCCGCGAACGCATCCGCCTTGCCCGCCAGCTATTGGCCGATAAACAGAACTCCGTCACCAGCGTAAGCCAGCAATGTGGCTTTACCGATGTTAATTACTTTATCAGGGCATTCAAAAAAGCCGAAGGCATCACCCCTAAAAACTGGCAATCCACCATCACCGACTAA
- a CDS encoding response regulator transcription factor: MKGKPITILFVEDELNLAEIVKESLESRGFEVTHHPTATAGLEAYYGQRPDILILDVMLPDADGFALARQIRATDMDTPVIFLTSKSLPQDVVTGFESGGNDYLRKPFSMEELVVRIKALTSKSRTLFAEMTDPDAPIAIGAQYSFHYHQALLKHKEKTVSLTAREAELLKLFLLNRNQVMDRKSILLHIWGNDDFFTGRSLDVFITRLRKYLSHDPEVRIMNIRGIGYKLIG; this comes from the coding sequence ATGAAAGGGAAACCCATTACCATCTTATTTGTTGAAGACGAGCTCAACCTGGCCGAGATCGTAAAGGAAAGTCTCGAAAGCCGGGGATTTGAGGTTACCCATCATCCGACAGCCACAGCGGGCCTCGAAGCCTACTATGGACAAAGACCCGATATTCTTATACTGGATGTAATGTTGCCCGATGCCGATGGTTTTGCCCTGGCCCGCCAGATCAGGGCTACTGACATGGATACCCCCGTTATATTCCTTACCTCCAAATCACTGCCGCAGGATGTGGTAACCGGCTTTGAAAGTGGCGGCAATGATTACCTGCGTAAGCCTTTTAGTATGGAAGAACTGGTAGTACGCATCAAAGCCCTTACCAGCAAAAGCCGTACGCTGTTTGCCGAAATGACCGATCCTGATGCGCCCATTGCTATTGGCGCCCAATATTCCTTTCATTATCACCAGGCCCTTTTGAAACATAAGGAGAAGACCGTTTCACTCACCGCCCGCGAAGCCGAGCTCCTGAAACTCTTTTTACTCAACCGCAACCAGGTCATGGACCGTAAGTCCATCCTCCTGCACATCTGGGGTAATGACGATTTCTTTACCGGCCGCAGCCTCGATGTCTTCATTACCCGCCTGCGCAAATACCTCAGCCATGATCCCGAGGTCAGGATCATGAACATCCGCGGCATCGGTTATAAGCTTATCGGATAA
- a CDS encoding Dyp-type peroxidase: MKLIDPMDFSNDPLLSNIQGNILKGHGRDYTTHIFLQFQKGKEKTASAWIGIYLAEKVTSFKKQLWERERFKRNRVPGGIFTGLFLTAAGYAYLGMPEVDTKLDDKAFLDGMKKRLPITCDPDPKDWEQGFRKEAHAMILLADDNVARMELAAREIVELSEGFATVVAVEYGNVIRNENGDGIEHFGYVDGISQPLFLKDEVDEWMKFHNADPKAPKDHPSSPKFDPTADTDLVLVKDPYTDEPDSFGSYFVFRKLEQNVKGFKEAEEDLELGELGGAYLVGRFEDGSPVVLTDDEGLIGAGNYNNFNYGNTPQAVVASASRCPYFAHIRKTNPRDNKIPDGKRVLPVMARRGIPFGQRDKKTAIAPCKEEFPEKGVGLLFMSYQRSIEDQFEVIQHNMANNPDFPNPIPGAPGTGVDAIIGQLKDQHPAKHEYQFPAHYGKPALTARLPFTQFVTMKGGEYFFTPSIPFLRSLKPSSANH, translated from the coding sequence ATGAAACTGATTGATCCCATGGATTTTTCAAATGACCCGTTACTGTCAAACATACAAGGCAATATCCTGAAAGGTCATGGCAGGGATTACACCACACACATCTTCTTACAATTCCAGAAAGGGAAGGAGAAGACCGCCAGCGCCTGGATTGGCATTTACCTGGCAGAGAAAGTTACCAGTTTTAAAAAACAACTTTGGGAAAGAGAACGATTCAAAAGGAACCGCGTGCCTGGAGGCATCTTTACAGGGCTTTTTCTTACCGCCGCAGGGTATGCGTATTTAGGAATGCCAGAGGTAGACACAAAGCTCGATGACAAAGCTTTTCTGGACGGCATGAAAAAGAGATTACCCATTACCTGCGATCCCGACCCTAAGGATTGGGAACAGGGTTTTCGGAAAGAGGCCCATGCTATGATCTTATTGGCCGACGATAATGTGGCCCGCATGGAACTGGCCGCCCGGGAGATCGTAGAATTATCCGAAGGTTTTGCCACCGTGGTGGCCGTGGAATATGGTAATGTAATAAGGAATGAAAACGGCGATGGTATTGAGCATTTTGGGTATGTAGATGGTATTAGCCAGCCTCTTTTCCTAAAAGATGAAGTAGACGAATGGATGAAGTTTCACAATGCCGATCCCAAAGCCCCTAAAGACCATCCTTCAAGCCCTAAGTTTGATCCCACTGCCGATACCGACCTGGTGCTGGTAAAAGATCCCTACACAGACGAACCCGATTCATTTGGCAGCTATTTTGTTTTCAGAAAATTGGAGCAGAACGTAAAAGGCTTTAAGGAAGCCGAAGAGGACCTGGAGCTTGGCGAATTGGGAGGCGCTTACCTGGTGGGGCGTTTTGAAGATGGCTCGCCGGTAGTCCTTACCGATGATGAAGGCCTCATAGGAGCGGGCAATTACAACAACTTCAATTATGGAAATACACCGCAGGCTGTAGTAGCCTCGGCCAGCCGCTGCCCTTATTTTGCCCATATACGTAAAACCAATCCCAGGGATAATAAGATACCTGACGGCAAGCGCGTGCTGCCTGTTATGGCAAGGCGGGGTATCCCTTTTGGTCAGCGGGATAAGAAAACAGCCATAGCACCGTGTAAAGAAGAATTTCCTGAAAAGGGTGTGGGCCTCCTGTTCATGAGCTACCAGCGAAGCATCGAAGATCAGTTTGAAGTGATACAGCACAATATGGCCAACAACCCTGATTTTCCCAATCCAATTCCCGGCGCTCCTGGTACTGGTGTCGATGCGATCATAGGGCAGCTAAAAGATCAGCATCCGGCCAAACATGAATATCAGTTCCCCGCCCACTATGGCAAACCTGCGTTAACAGCCAGGCTTCCTTTTACCCAGTTCGTGACCATGAAAGGCGGCGAATACTTCTTCACCCCCAGCATCCCTTTCCTCAGATCATTGAAACCCTCATCAGCTAACCATTAA
- a CDS encoding sensor histidine kinase, translating into MNRNTRLVFIVCLTAVFGVIVLQSLWIRNYYQVNKERFDKEVNLAFEDAIKTEFRLRCDTLENLMCQFLMDTTQMTITSKWSEKDSTHVYYVTNKKDPKDSYNFSIKLLNLPIVPQNDSVKQLVARHYARAYREEDFDRHVIYFHTQNLGKYIGARAKEFSFDTLRLRPIYQQLLAERGIRESFVFYMRDEDSTVNRSRFPDSLLSRYSLITKSFPTYKVEKGGNYIRAAFPSHGNFLFGKMIGMIIASAVLLALVVLALLYLLRIIRREKKLSAIKNDFISNISHELKTPIATVAAAVEALEGFDALKDPQRTKRYLHISRTELQRLADMVNKILNIAAYERQEFELKPERVNIDAIIEELTSQYPLPAAKNISFQYNNQAGTSSVMADPLHLHNVISNLIDNAVKYSGPNVAIDINCYIEKQHFIVTVKDDGIGIAAGDLPYIFDKFYRVPSGNIHKVKGHGLGLSYVKHIMEKHGGWCLAESRPGKGSIFKIGLQA; encoded by the coding sequence ATGAACCGCAATACCCGCCTCGTTTTTATAGTATGCCTTACTGCAGTGTTCGGAGTGATCGTTTTACAATCACTGTGGATCCGCAATTATTACCAGGTCAACAAAGAACGGTTCGATAAAGAGGTCAACCTGGCTTTTGAGGATGCCATCAAGACAGAGTTCAGATTGCGCTGCGATACCCTGGAAAACCTGATGTGCCAATTCCTGATGGATACCACCCAAATGACCATCACCAGTAAATGGAGCGAAAAGGACAGCACACATGTTTACTATGTGACCAACAAAAAAGACCCAAAGGATAGTTACAACTTTTCTATTAAGCTCCTCAATCTTCCGATAGTTCCCCAAAACGATTCTGTAAAGCAACTGGTGGCCCGCCACTATGCACGTGCTTACCGGGAAGAAGACTTCGACCGGCATGTTATTTACTTCCATACCCAGAACCTCGGCAAGTACATAGGCGCCCGCGCAAAGGAGTTCAGTTTCGATACCCTGCGGCTTCGGCCCATCTATCAGCAATTGCTGGCAGAGCGTGGTATCCGGGAGTCCTTTGTGTTTTATATGCGCGATGAGGATAGTACCGTAAACAGGAGCAGGTTTCCTGATAGCCTGCTAAGCAGGTATTCCCTCATCACCAAATCTTTTCCTACTTACAAAGTAGAGAAGGGCGGCAATTATATCCGGGCTGCTTTCCCGTCCCACGGCAATTTCCTGTTTGGTAAAATGATAGGGATGATCATTGCCTCTGCCGTATTGCTGGCCCTGGTGGTACTGGCCCTATTATACCTGCTCCGCATCATCAGGCGCGAGAAGAAACTGTCTGCTATTAAGAATGATTTCATCAGCAATATTTCTCATGAACTGAAAACTCCCATCGCCACCGTAGCGGCAGCAGTGGAAGCCCTCGAAGGTTTTGATGCCTTGAAAGACCCCCAACGGACCAAACGTTACCTCCATATCTCCCGCACCGAATTACAAAGACTGGCCGATATGGTCAATAAGATACTGAACATAGCTGCCTACGAACGGCAGGAATTCGAACTGAAACCCGAGCGTGTTAACATAGATGCCATCATAGAGGAGTTGACCAGCCAATATCCATTACCTGCGGCAAAGAATATTTCCTTTCAGTACAATAACCAGGCTGGCACCAGCAGCGTAATGGCCGATCCCCTCCACCTGCACAATGTGATCAGCAACCTCATCGACAATGCCGTGAAATATTCCGGGCCCAATGTGGCCATCGATATAAATTGCTATATCGAAAAGCAACATTTTATTGTCACCGTCAAAGATGATGGTATAGGCATTGCCGCCGGTGACCTGCCCTATATCTTCGATAAATTCTACCGCGTGCCATCTGGCAATATACATAAGGTAAAAGGCCACGGCTTAGGATTGAGTTATGTAAAGCACATTATGGAAAAGCACGGCGGCTGGTGCCTGGCAGAAAGTCGTCCCGGTAAAGGCAGTATCTTTAAAATAGGACTACAGGCATGA
- a CDS encoding DUF3738 domain-containing protein — MRISLAILMIIVCLQANGQPLLKTGDLFPDMIIRNIINAPVKELEARKSTSKFTILNFWGTWCSPCLPEMDSLAKLQASNSARIQVIAISNETPDRLQKYLQRKPSGIWLVSDTASWLYSQFGFNYVGQSAILDQQHRIVALVRTDSINQQLIDQLIRKEKIRSSAETGNKMDVEADPFAIDSSLGYQLTWSGYRKGVGSMSKTYLKTAFEGRRRTYMNVCPSNILMDIYKVSYNQVLYEVPKKSVCDWEDKNSLFCFDLLVKPEQKDSLYIIMEQVLSKLLPVKYRLEKKEMPVYVLRRLPDAAWQESSATTSESSFSGRGFKGTGIALKPFIDYVANELQLPVIDETGLTGKYDITTENVMRTTEDMLAALKKLGLTVEKTNRALDALIIYR, encoded by the coding sequence ATGCGTATCTCCCTTGCTATTTTGATGATCATAGTTTGCTTGCAGGCAAATGGTCAGCCGCTATTGAAAACGGGTGATCTGTTTCCCGACATGATCATTCGTAATATCATCAATGCGCCGGTGAAGGAGTTGGAGGCGCGTAAAAGCACCTCCAAATTCACGATCCTGAATTTCTGGGGTACCTGGTGCAGCCCCTGCCTGCCTGAGATGGATAGCCTGGCCAAACTGCAAGCCAGCAATAGTGCCCGGATACAGGTAATTGCCATTTCAAATGAAACGCCCGACAGGCTACAAAAATACCTGCAACGGAAGCCATCGGGCATATGGCTGGTGTCGGACACGGCTTCCTGGCTGTATAGCCAGTTTGGCTTTAACTATGTAGGGCAATCGGCGATACTGGATCAACAGCATCGCATTGTGGCGCTGGTGCGTACGGACTCGATCAACCAACAACTGATCGATCAACTTATCCGTAAGGAGAAAATACGTTCATCGGCAGAGACGGGCAATAAGATGGATGTGGAGGCTGATCCTTTTGCAATAGACAGTTCATTGGGTTATCAGCTTACCTGGAGCGGCTACCGGAAGGGGGTGGGCAGCATGTCGAAGACCTATCTTAAAACCGCTTTTGAAGGGCGGCGGCGCACTTATATGAATGTGTGTCCCAGCAATATCCTAATGGATATTTACAAGGTATCCTATAACCAGGTATTGTATGAAGTGCCGAAAAAAAGTGTTTGTGACTGGGAAGATAAGAATTCGCTTTTTTGTTTTGACCTGCTGGTAAAGCCGGAGCAGAAAGATAGTCTCTATATCATTATGGAGCAGGTGTTGAGCAAGCTATTGCCGGTAAAGTATCGCCTCGAAAAAAAGGAAATGCCGGTATATGTATTGCGCAGATTACCGGATGCCGCCTGGCAGGAGTCTTCCGCTACCACCAGTGAATCCAGTTTTAGTGGTCGCGGGTTTAAAGGTACCGGTATTGCATTGAAACCCTTTATTGATTATGTAGCCAATGAACTCCAGCTTCCTGTAATAGACGAAACGGGGTTGACAGGTAAATATGATATCACCACAGAGAATGTGATGCGCACGACAGAAGATATGCTGGCTGCGCTGAAAAAGCTGGGGTTGACGGTGGAGAAGACTAACCGGGCATTGGATGCCCTGATCATTTACCGGTAG